One genomic segment of Pseudomonas fortuita includes these proteins:
- the traD gene encoding type IV conjugative transfer system coupling protein TraD, translating to MGDHAMESLLRPAVELYTVGICAGAGALCLHSPWAVALSPEVGAGMALAYTAFGLKRLNEARIVLRYRRNIRRLPRYSLTSRQIPISSKRLFMGRGFRWSRLHTQRLLEAQDPALARYVNQSAAYQWARRLEHLLEKAPPGLSILPWITAWDSPLNPVRPLPPVGGSPLLHGVEPNEQEASLPLGERVGHTLVLGTTRVGKTRLAEVYITQDIHRPSQEVVIVFDPKGDADLLKRMYVEARRAGREHEFYVFHLGWPEISARYNAIGRFGRISEVATRIAGQLSGEGNSAAFREFAWRFVNIIARALIELGRRPDYLQIQRHVVNIDALFIEYAQHFFARHDPQAWETIVDLEARLNEKNVPRHMIGREKRVVAIEQYLTAKRLFDPVMDGLRSAVRYDRTYFDKIVASLLPLLEKLTSGKTAQLLAPNYADLDDPRPIFDWLQVIRKRGIVYVGLDALSDAEVAAAVGNSMFADLVSVAGHIYKHGIDHGLPSSSRAAEKVPINLHADEFNELMGDEFIPLINKGGGAGIQVTAYTQTLSDIEARIGSRAKAGQVIGNFNTLQILRVRETATAELLTNQLPRVNVQTRTLVSGATDTADPDARTDFTSSSQDRVTTTAVPLIEPAHIIALPKGQMFSFQEGGQLWKVRIPLPKPASDDAMPADLQALAARMRESYNANAGSWWSSAGGAPTVDFDPEMPPPGRKYSS from the coding sequence ATGGGCGATCATGCGATGGAATCCCTGCTGCGCCCGGCAGTGGAGCTGTACACCGTAGGCATCTGTGCCGGTGCCGGCGCGCTGTGCCTGCATTCACCCTGGGCGGTGGCGCTGTCGCCGGAAGTTGGCGCCGGCATGGCCCTGGCCTATACCGCCTTCGGCCTCAAGCGCCTCAATGAGGCCCGCATTGTTTTGCGTTATCGACGCAACATCCGCCGCCTACCCCGCTACTCGCTGACCAGCCGACAGATCCCTATCAGCAGCAAGCGCCTGTTCATGGGCCGTGGTTTTCGCTGGAGCCGCCTGCACACCCAGCGTTTGCTCGAAGCGCAGGATCCCGCGCTGGCCCGCTACGTCAACCAGTCGGCCGCCTACCAGTGGGCCCGCCGCCTGGAGCATCTCCTGGAAAAAGCACCGCCAGGGCTCTCCATCTTGCCTTGGATAACCGCCTGGGACAGCCCACTCAACCCGGTACGACCACTGCCGCCCGTGGGTGGCTCCCCGCTGCTGCACGGCGTCGAGCCCAACGAACAGGAAGCCTCCTTGCCTTTGGGCGAGCGCGTGGGCCATACCCTGGTCCTGGGCACTACCCGGGTCGGCAAGACGCGCCTGGCCGAGGTCTACATCACCCAGGACATCCACCGGCCGAGCCAGGAAGTGGTGATCGTCTTCGACCCCAAAGGCGATGCCGACCTGCTCAAGCGCATGTACGTGGAAGCGCGACGCGCCGGCCGTGAGCACGAGTTCTACGTCTTCCATTTGGGCTGGCCGGAGATTTCCGCACGCTACAACGCCATCGGCCGTTTCGGTCGCATCTCGGAAGTCGCCACTCGGATTGCCGGCCAACTCAGCGGCGAAGGCAACTCGGCGGCGTTTCGCGAGTTCGCCTGGCGCTTCGTGAATATCATCGCCCGGGCGCTGATCGAGCTCGGCCGGCGCCCCGACTACCTGCAGATCCAGCGCCATGTGGTGAACATCGACGCGCTGTTCATTGAATATGCCCAGCACTTCTTCGCCCGCCATGACCCGCAGGCGTGGGAGACCATTGTGGATCTCGAAGCTCGGCTCAACGAGAAGAACGTGCCGCGGCACATGATTGGCCGCGAGAAACGCGTGGTCGCCATCGAGCAGTACCTGACTGCCAAGCGCCTTTTCGATCCAGTGATGGATGGCCTGCGCTCGGCGGTGCGCTACGACCGCACCTACTTCGACAAGATCGTCGCTTCGCTGCTGCCGCTGCTGGAAAAGCTCACCAGCGGCAAGACGGCGCAGTTGCTGGCCCCCAACTATGCCGACCTCGACGATCCACGGCCAATCTTCGACTGGCTGCAGGTCATCCGTAAACGCGGCATCGTCTACGTCGGCCTGGATGCACTGTCCGATGCCGAGGTCGCTGCCGCGGTCGGCAACTCGATGTTTGCCGACCTGGTCTCCGTGGCCGGGCATATCTACAAACACGGCATCGACCATGGCCTGCCGAGCTCCTCCAGAGCGGCCGAAAAGGTGCCCATCAACCTGCACGCCGACGAGTTCAACGAGCTGATGGGCGACGAGTTCATTCCGCTGATCAACAAGGGCGGTGGTGCCGGTATCCAGGTTACCGCGTACACCCAGACCTTGAGCGACATCGAGGCACGCATCGGCAGCCGGGCCAAAGCTGGCCAGGTGATCGGTAACTTCAACACCCTGCAGATACTCCGCGTGCGGGAAACCGCGACTGCCGAACTCCTGACCAATCAACTGCCCAGGGTCAATGTGCAGACGCGTACGCTGGTCTCCGGCGCTACCGACACGGCCGATCCCGATGCCCGTACCGACTTCACGTCGTCCTCGCAGGACCGGGTCACCACCACGGCCGTGCCGCTGATCGAACCCGCGCACATCATCGCCCTACCCAAGGGCCAGATGTTCTCGTTCCAAGAAGGCGGGCAGCTGTGGAAGGTTCGGATACCGCTGCCCAAACCCGCCAGCGACGACGCGATGCCAGCAGATCTGCAAGCGCTGGCTGCGCGCATGCGCGAGTCCTACAACGCCAATGCAGGGAGTTGGTGGAGCAGTGCCGGTGGCGCACCGACGGTCGATTTTGATCCAGAGATGCCACCACCCGGGCGTAAATACTCCTCGTGA
- a CDS encoding integrating conjugative element protein translates to MIVVRRGALICGLMGSLAAGAWLGPTPPVIAAESATAVERPDPRTLNWVLPVHSARLTPGEVPRRALDLPGMVPLFLVGADAASLAWLTQHAPALKRLGANGLAVEVVDAAALQRIQAVAPGLAIWPVSGDDIAERLELEHYPVLITPTGMVQ, encoded by the coding sequence ATGATTGTCGTTCGCCGGGGCGCACTGATTTGCGGGTTGATGGGGTCGTTGGCTGCCGGGGCATGGCTTGGGCCAACGCCCCCTGTCATTGCCGCTGAGTCGGCTACGGCGGTCGAACGGCCCGATCCACGAACCCTGAACTGGGTCTTGCCGGTGCACAGCGCGCGCCTCACGCCGGGTGAGGTGCCCCGCAGAGCGCTGGATCTGCCCGGCATGGTCCCGCTGTTCCTGGTTGGGGCGGACGCCGCCTCGTTGGCGTGGCTGACGCAGCACGCGCCAGCGCTGAAGCGACTGGGCGCCAACGGCCTGGCTGTTGAAGTCGTTGATGCCGCAGCGCTGCAGCGTATCCAGGCGGTAGCGCCTGGTTTGGCCATCTGGCCGGTGAGTGGCGACGACATCGCCGAGCGGCTGGAACTGGAGCACTACCCGGTACTGATCACTCCGACCGGCATGGTACAGTGA
- a CDS encoding lytic transglycosylase yields the protein MAARRLTLALTLMGVTAAQAGGLPPPAYQLAAAQAGIPASVLFAIAQQESGTPLRGRLLPWPWTLNVAGTPQRFATRDQACSALKAALTRHDPKRIDVGLGQINLGYHPERYPTACDALDPRANLAVTADLLRAHYADVGDWVIAAGHYHRPAGGPPAARYRTQFSLHWQRLEAATSSRGGPRS from the coding sequence ATGGCAGCGCGTCGATTGACCCTCGCCCTGACCCTGATGGGAGTGACGGCGGCCCAAGCAGGCGGCCTGCCTCCGCCGGCCTACCAGTTGGCCGCAGCCCAGGCCGGCATCCCGGCCTCGGTGTTGTTCGCCATTGCCCAGCAAGAGAGCGGCACACCGTTGCGTGGGCGGCTTCTGCCCTGGCCGTGGACCTTGAATGTGGCCGGTACGCCACAGCGCTTCGCCACCCGTGACCAGGCTTGCAGCGCACTCAAAGCGGCGCTCACCCGCCATGATCCCAAGCGCATCGATGTCGGCCTGGGCCAGATCAACCTGGGTTATCACCCGGAGCGCTATCCCACCGCCTGCGATGCCCTCGATCCGCGCGCCAACCTCGCCGTCACCGCCGATCTGTTGCGCGCGCACTACGCCGACGTCGGTGACTGGGTCATTGCCGCAGGCCACTATCACCGGCCTGCGGGAGGGCCCCCGGCGGCGCGCTACCGCACGCAGTTCAGCCTGCACTGGCAGCGCCTTGAAGCCGCCACGTCCAGCCGTGGAGGACCACGCTCATGA
- a CDS encoding TIGR03759 family integrating conjugative element protein, giving the protein MVRFISLSLLLFPICLVSGSGWSAPATVETQQQSSEQAALQQARSAAQAKAWGLTDDEWSKFERLQSGPRQYWSPHLDPLTTLGVEADSDQERQRYAELQVRLEAKRAERELAYQKAYSAAWGRLFPGLRPVQGLSDAIPPSSNPRYAVFVEDPCSTCEASLRQWLSTGAHLDIYLVGSQGDDARIRQWARKVGITPAQVGSGQVTLNHDRGRWFALGASRTLPARFQQVEGKWQRVD; this is encoded by the coding sequence ATGGTCCGTTTCATCAGTCTCTCGTTGCTCCTATTCCCCATCTGCCTGGTGTCGGGATCGGGATGGAGTGCCCCAGCCACGGTCGAAACGCAGCAGCAGTCCAGCGAGCAGGCCGCGCTGCAGCAAGCGCGATCTGCAGCACAGGCCAAGGCCTGGGGCCTGACCGACGACGAATGGTCCAAGTTCGAGCGCCTGCAGAGCGGTCCCCGTCAGTACTGGTCACCGCACCTCGATCCGCTGACCACCCTGGGCGTGGAAGCCGACTCGGACCAGGAGCGCCAGCGTTACGCCGAGCTGCAGGTGCGACTCGAAGCCAAACGTGCCGAGCGCGAACTGGCCTATCAAAAAGCCTACTCTGCTGCCTGGGGGCGGTTGTTCCCAGGGCTGCGGCCGGTACAGGGATTGAGCGATGCAATCCCTCCGTCGAGCAACCCGCGCTATGCGGTGTTTGTGGAAGATCCGTGTTCGACCTGTGAGGCCAGCCTCCGCCAATGGCTGAGCACGGGCGCCCACTTGGACATCTATCTGGTGGGCAGCCAGGGCGATGATGCGCGCATTCGCCAATGGGCGCGCAAGGTGGGCATTACCCCTGCCCAGGTTGGCAGCGGCCAGGTCACCCTCAATCATGACCGTGGCCGCTGGTTCGCCCTCGGCGCCAGCCGCACCTTGCCCGCGCGCTTTCAACAGGTGGAAGGGAAATGGCAGCGCGTCGATTGA